A single genomic interval of Helianthus annuus cultivar XRQ/B chromosome 13, HanXRQr2.0-SUNRISE, whole genome shotgun sequence harbors:
- the LOC110901962 gene encoding F-box/kelch-repeat protein At3g06240 translates to MQTLNSKPRLQWAMLPSEIMYHILSRMPVKSLARFRCVSKQWCNYINDPYLETMHAKRAAVNDPTLIMIHKLPSEYPNSLCTLSFLEYKEETDTCTHLEVRTDPPVMDFMCKRWSYNNVVLGSCNGLLYSSQKEFRFDVTTLIVIHPLKGECYELPQLKTPFNQDPAWGNRFSYDVKLCVEWSCGLGFDDSTNSFKMVCIVPRKQVDIVPRKQVESPEGLCTMVHVLGTDLWRKITQAPSYHVEGVGVFSNGCLHWLARDDPNYSRVITFDMKTEEFGLIYKPLRKGPRRMFNVHLVNLCGQVGYVYMITNHSAEVWVLKERVWVMHCEFEHKPCLSNSRINVLGFWNRNGDILVTYGGEKRLLVYNLKDESFYEASFVGWEEEGRKDIQMYQNSLFSTRYSVKNLRNKR, encoded by the coding sequence atgcAAACCCTAAACTCCAAACCACGTCTTCAATGGGCTATGTTGCCTTCGGAAATCATGTACCATATCTTGTCAAGAATGCCAGTGAAATCTTTGGCTCGTTTCCGGTGTGTAAGCAAGCAATGGTGCAACTACATCAACGATCCTTACCTTGAAACCATGCATGCCAAACGAgccgcagtgaacgatcccacgCTCATCATGATCCATAAACTTCCATCTGAATATCCCAACTCACTCTGCACACTCAGTTTTTTGGAATATAAAGAAGAAACAGATACTTGTACTCATCTAGAGGTGAGAACGGACCCGCCGGTTATGGATTTCATGTGTAAGAGGTGGAGTTATAATAACGTAGTTCTAGGTTCTTGCAATGGTCTGCTCTATTCGTCACAGAAAGAGTTCCGCTTTGATGTCACCACTTTAATTGTGATCCATCCTCTAAAGGGAGAATGTTATGAGCTGCCACAACTCAAGACACCATTCAACCAAGATCCGGCATGGGGGAATCGTTTTTCTTATGATGTGAAGTTATGTGTCGAGTGGTCATGTGGGCTAGGCTTCGATGATTCCACCAACAGTTTCAAGATGGTGTGCATCGTGCCAAGAAAACAAGTCGACATCGTGCCAAGAAAACAAGTCGAGTCACCTGAGGGTCTATGCACCATGGTGCATGTCTTGGGCACAGATTTGTGGCGAAAGATAACCCAAGCCCCATCTTATCACGTAGAAGGTGTAGGAGTGTTTTCTAATGGATGTTTGCATTGGTTAGCTAGAGATGATCCTAATTACAGTAGAGTAATAACATTTGACATGAAGACCGAGGAATTCGGTTTAATTTATAAACCTCTTAGAAAAGGACCTCGTCGTATGTTTAATGTGCACTTGGTCAACTTATGTGGTCAAGTTGGATATGTGTATATGATCACAAACCATAGCGCGGAGGTGTGGGTGTTGAAGGAGAGAGTGTGGGTGATGCATTGTGAGTTTGAGCATAAACCATGTCTTTCTAATAGTCGCATAAatgttttagggttttggaacaGAAATGGGGACATATTAGTGACATATGGAGGAGAGAAAAGGTTGTTGGTTTACAACTTAAAAGATGAAAGTTTTTATGAAGCGAGTTTTGTTGGTTGGGAAGAGGAAGGTCGAAAAGATATTCAAATGTATCAAAATAGCTTGTTTTCGACTCGTTATTCAGTCAAAAACCTAAGGAATAAACGTTAG